A part of Oncorhynchus kisutch isolate 150728-3 linkage group LG2, Okis_V2, whole genome shotgun sequence genomic DNA contains:
- the gja3 gene encoding gap junction alpha-3 protein gives MGDWSFLGRLLENAQEHSTVIGKVWLTVLFIFRILVLGAAAEDVWGDEQSDFTCNTQQPGCENVCYDEAFPISHIRFWVLQIIFVSTPTLIYLGHVLHIVRMEEKRKEKEEELRKANRLQEEKELLYNEGGDAGGGGGGKKEKPPIRDEHGKIRIRGALLRTYVFNIIFKTLFEVGFILGQYLLYGFQLRPLYKCARWPCPNTVDCFISRPTEKTIFIIFMLVVACVSLLLNLLEIYHLGWKKVKQGMATPDHVLLPRSDGVGPESITSAPRTALPNLSYPPTYTDVTAGSGAFLRPKVEATPAEFKMDPLQEGPSSSYYMSINNNQRLTTQQNWANLATEQQTREMKATSPSSSPSSAPSSDSKQQPCNAAPPTTSPSSSSSGGSLSGGNVDQEEGHVTTTVEMHEPPVMVTDPRRLSRASKSSSIRARPNDLAV, from the coding sequence ATGGGTGACTGGAGCTTTCTGGGGCGTCTGTTGGAGAATGCACAGGAACACTCAACAGTAATCGGCAAGGTCTGGCTGACTGTCCTCTTCATCTTTAGGATCCTGGTGCTGGGAGCGGCAGCCGAGGACGTGTGGGGCGACGAGCAGTCTGACTTCACCTGCAACACACAGCAGCCTGGGTGTGAGAACGTCTGCTATGATGAGGCTTTCCCCATCTCGCACATCCGCTTCTGGGTGCTGCAGATCATCTTTGTGTCCACGCCCACCCTCATCTACCTGGGTCACGTACTGCACATTGTCCGCATGGAGGAGAAGcggaaagagaaggaggaggagctgCGAAAGGCCAACAGACTCCAGGAGGAAAAGGAACTCCTTTACAATGAAGGAGGGGatgcagggggagggggaggtggtaaAAAAGAGAAGCCACCTATCAGGGATGAGCATGGCAAGATCCGCATTAGGGGTGCCCTGCTGCGCACCTATGTGTTCAACATCATTTTCAAGACCCTTTTTGAAGTGGGGTTCATTTTAGGTCAATATTTACTTTATGGCTTCCAGCTGAGGCCGCTATACAAGTGTGCACGGTGGCCCTGCCCCAACACTGTGGACTGCTTCATATCTAGGCCCACTGAAAAGACGATTTTCATCATATTTATGCTTGTGGTGGCTTGCGTGTCTCTTTTGCTGAATTTGTTAGAGATCTATCACCTTGGGTGGAAGAAAGTTAAACAGGGAATGGCCACCCCTGATCATGTGTTGTTGCCACGCTCTGATGGTGTGGGGCCGGAGTCCATAACTTCTGCCCCCAGAACTGCCCTTCCCAACCTCAGCTACCCACCGACGTACACGGACGTGACAGCTGGGAGTGGTGCGTTCCTGCGGCCCAAGGTAGAGGCCACCCCGGCAGAGTTCAAGATGGACCCCCTGCAGGAGGGGCCCTCGTCCTCCTACTACATGAGCATCAACAACAACCAAAGGCTGACCACGCAGCAGAACTGGGCCAACCTGGCCACCGAGCAGCAGACTCGGGAGATGAAGGCCACATCCccgtcctcctccccttcctccgcCCCCTCCTCTGATAGTAAGCAGCAGCCTTGTAATGCTGCTCCCCCCAccaccagccccagctccagctccagtgGGGGCAGTTTGAGTGGGGGGAATGTTGATCAGGAGGAAGGCCACGTCACCACCACAGTGGAAATGCATGAGCCCCCCGTCATGGTCACAGACCCTCGCCGGCTCAGCAGGGCCAGCAagagcagcagcatcagagccaGGCCCAACGACTTGGCAGTTTAG
- the gjb8 gene encoding gap junction protein beta 8, with product MSWGALYAQLGGVNKHSTSLGKIWLSVLFIFRITILVLAAESVWGDEQSDFICNTQQPGCKNVCYDHFFPVSHIRLWCLQLIFVSTPALLVAMHVTYRKRGDKKHIIATALHSGGDDKTRQVDLEALKSRRLPITGPLWWTYTCSLFFRLIFEAGFMYALYFVYDGFAMPRLVKCEQWPCPNKVDCFISRPTEKTIFTIFMVASSAICMVLNVTELAYLIVKALMRCSTRMSKKSRAYAHPDHITTNKSLLQNKKNEMLLSSLTDSSSTKTV from the coding sequence ATGAGTTGGGGGGCTCTGTATGCCCAGTTAGGCGGGGTGAACAAACACTCCACCAGCCTGGGGAAGATCTGGCTGTCTGTCCTATTCATCTTCCGTATCACCATCCTGGTACTGGCTGCAGAGAGCGTGTGGGGAGACGAGCAGTCTGACTTCATCTGCAACACCCAGCAGCCTGGCTGTAAGAACGTCTGCTACGACCACTTCTTCCCTGTGTCGCACATCCGTCTCTGGTGCCTGCAGCTGATCTTCGTGTCTACACCGGCCCTGCTGGTGGCCATGCACGTGACTTACAGGAAGCGTGGGGACAAGAAGCACATCATCGCGACGGCCTTGCACAGTGGTGGTGATGACAAGACCAGGCAGGTGGACCTAGAGGCCCTGAAGAGTCGTCGTCTGCCCATCACGGGGCCTCTGTGGTGGACGTACACCTGCAGCCTGTTCTTCCGCCTGATTTTTGAGGCTGGCTTTATGTACGCCCTCTATTTTGTTTACGATGGCTTTGCGATGCCTCGTCTGGTGAAGTGTGAGCAGTGGCCCTGCCCAAACAAGGTGGACTGCTTCATCTCACGACCCACGGAGAAGACCATCTTCACCATCTTCATGGTGGCTTCGTCTGCCATCTGCATGGTTCTCAACGTGACCGAGCTGGCCTACCTCATCGTCAAGGCCCTGATGAGGTGCTCCACCAGGATGTCCAAGAAGAGCCGTGCCTACGCTCACCCCGATCACATAACCACGAACAAGTCCCTACTACAGAATAAAAAGAACGAGATGCTGCTGTCCTCTCTTACAGATTCCTCCAGCACCAAGACCGTGTGA